One genomic segment of Ignavibacteriota bacterium includes these proteins:
- a CDS encoding DUF3892 domain-containing protein has product MIKRRVLRSRKENGDIIALGNPFEYWNPKFKNDIIDEIETGLYNYFVELDDNTEIEVKVIIENEQKYLSTDPDQTTLNFLFNLPDC; this is encoded by the coding sequence ATGATAAAAAGACGAGTTTTAAGAAGCCGAAAAGAAAACGGAGATATCATAGCTCTTGGAAATCCATTTGAATATTGGAATCCAAAATTTAAGAATGATATTATTGATGAAATTGAAACCGGACTTTATAATTATTTTGTTGAATTAGATGACAACACAGAAATTGAAGTAAAAGTTATAATTGAGAATGAACAAAAATATTTATCTACAGATCCTGATCAAACAACTTTAAACTTTTTATTTAATTTGCCGGATTGTTAA